The Papaver somniferum cultivar HN1 chromosome 3, ASM357369v1, whole genome shotgun sequence genome includes a region encoding these proteins:
- the LOC113355662 gene encoding 26S proteasome regulatory subunit 8 homolog A, translated as MAAAEVQRKQIVQRKHIESNGSSFIDAINLKNAMMAKNKPGEGLRQYYLQHIHDLQLQVRQKSHNLNRLEAQRNDLNSRVRMLKEELQLLQEPGSYVGEVVKVMGKSKVLVKVHPEGKYVVDIDKSIDITKITPTTRVALRNDSYVLHLVLPSKVDPLVNLMKVEKVPDSTYDMIGGLDQQIKEIKEVIELPIKHPELFESLGIAQPKGVLLYGPPGTGKTLLARAVAHHTDCTFIRVSGSELVQKYIGEGSRMVRELFVMAREHAPSIIFMDEIDSIGSARMESGTGNGDSEVQRTMLELLNQLDGFEASNKIKVLMATNRIDILDPALLRPGRIDRKIEFPNPNEESRWDILKIHSRRMNLMRGIDLKKIAEKMGGASGAELKAVCTEAGMFALRERRVHVTQEDFEMAVAKVMKKETDKNMSLRKLWK; from the exons ATGGCGGCAGCAGAAGTACAAAGGAAACAGATAGTACAAAGGAAGCATATAGAATCAAATGGTTCATCATTTATCGATGCGATAAACTTAAAGAATGCCATGATGGCCAAGAATAAACCAGGTGAAGGTCTTAGACAATATTACCTTCAACATATTCACGATCTTCAGCTTCAAGTTCGACAGAAGTCTCATAATTTGAATCGTCTTGAAGCTCAGCGTAATGATCTCAATTCTAGAG TGAGGATGCTCAAAGAAGAGTTGCAGTTGCTTCAGGAGCCTGGATCTTATGTAGGAGAGGTGGTGAAAGTTATGGGGAAATCGAAGGTGTTAGTTAAG GTTCACCCAGAAGGGAAGTATGTCGTCGACATTGATAAAAGCATTGACATCACAAAAATTACCCCCACAACAAGAGTTGCTCTTCGTAATGATAGCTATGTGCTCCACTTGGTTTTGCCCAGTAAAGTAGATCCTCTTGTCAACCTCATGAAAGTTGAAAAAGTTCCAGACTCTACATATGACATGATTGGTGGTCTTGATCAGCAAATCAAAGAGATCAAAGAG GTCATTGAGCTGCCAATTAAGCATCCTGAGCTTTTTGAGAGTCTTGGAATTGCTCAACCAAAG GGAGTCCTGCTTTACGGTCCACCTGGAACAGGGAAAACACTTCTCGCAAGGGCAGTGGCTCATCATACCGACTGTACCTTCATTAGGGTTTCTGGTTCCGAGCTGGTTCAGAAATACATTGGAGAAGGATCTAGAATGGTCAGAGAGCTTTTCGTTATGGCTAG GGAACATGCGCCTTCAATCATTTTCATGGACGAAATTGACAGTATTGGATCAGCCCGTATGGAATCTGGAACTGGTAATGGTGATAGTGAAGTGCAGAGGACCATGCTTGAGCTTCTTAATCAGTTGGATGGATTTGAAGCATCAAACAAGATCAAG GTTCTGATGGCTACAAATAGGATTGATATTCTGGATCCAGCACTCCTAAGGCCTGGACGTATTGACAGGaaaattgagtttccaaatcCCAACGAGGAG TCTCGATGGGATATTTTGAAAATCCACTCAAGGAGAATGAACCTGATGCGTGGAATTGATCTGAAGAAGATAGCAGAGAAGATGGGTGGGGCATCTGGCGCTGAGCTGAAG GCCGTGTGCACAGAAGCAGGAATGTTTGCTCTAAGGGAGAGGAGAGTGCACGTAACACAGGAAGATTTCGAGATGGCAGTGGCGAAGGTAATGAAGAAAGAGACAGATAAGAACATGTCCCTGCGGAAGTTATGGAAGTAG